In the Arachis stenosperma cultivar V10309 chromosome 8, arast.V10309.gnm1.PFL2, whole genome shotgun sequence genome, AGTATAACTCCCACGTTCATTAATCTAAAGGTAATCGTTCCCGCTTCTTTTGCTGGACAAAAGGCAACGTTCAAATGCAACCCTCAAACCTTGGGACCTTCAATTCGGCCCATCGATCACCTTGTTGACTGGTCATGACAAAGTATTGCTCGATCTTCCTTGCCAAAAGGGCTCTCTTTTAATGTTGACTTTTCTTCGAAGACATACGCTTACTGACTCTTTGAATGCTCCCTTTTTCGAAACAAATTATTTTCGACTAACAAATTGTCCCCTAGGATTAATAACACTTAATCCTAACATGCTCTTATTATATCATCATAAGACATTAATCAATCATAAATGAAATTCACTTCCTGTCATTTACTCGCACCTATCTGACACGTTTCCCACTATTCTTAATTTCTCTCTCCACTACTTCGCATTCTCTAGGAAGTTAcccaatttcaaattttgaactTCCTCATATGAAACGGTAAAACACCTTTTTTGATACGTGTTTCAAATGTTCGTGATTTGAAGAGTTTAAGCGTTATTTAGATgatattagtttatatttttagaatatttaatttaatttgatatattttgattttgtttatttaattactagattGGGCCTTATGTTTATAGGCTTTaggttttctttgttttaactAATATGaggttaaaacaaagaaaacctAAAGCCCATAAGCATAAGGCCCAAtatagtaattaaataaacaaaatcaaaatatatcaaattaaattaaaacattcTAAAAATGTAAACTAATTTTTTCTAAATAACGCTTGAACTCTTCATATCAGGAACATTTGAAGCACGTATCATGAACAAGTCGAGGCATACTCTTCCCTGGACAGTGAAAGGGGGTTCAACTCTATTCTGAACGTCAAGAACTTTTAGCATATTTCCTTCCATCAATTTAGAACTCTCAATATTTGTAACTTCCTTTTTTATATATCTAAGCTTGATTTTCTATGCATCGATACTGTTTCAAGTACCTTCACTACAAGAATATGGTCGATTAGCTACAACAAAAAGAGTCGTAAAATTATCGCTAATCTAACGCAAAATATAATTTGGGACGAATTAGCTACCGTGTAGCAACTAATGCTTTCCTCGCTAATTACAAGTCGCAGATCAGTGAGGCAAACAGAACAGTCGCTATTTCATTGGAAAGTTTTTTAGCTACCGAATAGATAGTCACAAATCCATCATTAAAGTAAAAGCTAATTCCATAGAAGAAATAGACTAAACGGTAGTTGCTAATTAGTGACAAACTCTACTGCAGCAGACTCATTGCTAAATACAAGCTAACTTCGTAGACAAAATGGAATGCTTAGTTGACGCTAATTAGCGAATAATTTTTTCGAACCTAACTCGTCGCAAGTTATCCGCTAATATGATTGCAAATCTGTCACATTTTGTAGCTAATCTTTGAAAATCCTTAATCAAATTTGTAAGAATTTTGTCGCTAAACAATAGCTATTTTAAACGAGAAAGTAGAGTTATAATATAGTCGCTAACTTGCTAGGAAATAatatataatcaattaattataataCTATCACAAAATATCATCGCAATTTCCTTTTAAATTAGTAACAAATCGATAGATATCTCATAAATGTTATAGTCGCAATAGAGTTTTTAATTTGTCTCCATCATCAACAGCATGTATGTCGTTATACTAAAATAAacctaattatttttttattttagtcatTGAACTAAAAAATATcacatacaaaataaattagtTCATCAAAATTATACACGTTTAAAAAGTAGGTTTAAACCATGTTTCAAGAAAGTAAGTATTGAAGCTTAACCTAATAATAACCAAGCATTTGGGCTTGATCAAATTCCTACTCTATCTTTTCAATAGCTTGAAATAAGATGACTTAGTAAACTAAGCAAGCAAAAGTGAAAAATACACATCTCGGTACCTCATTTCacattgaaaattaaaaaaaatgcaaacACCTAAAACTTGGCATATCAATTGCACAAAGAACATGTCCGCCAATTCCACCTTTAGTTTTACCAATATTGTCACTTATACTGTGGTCAAACTGCAAAAATGTCACGGAAAAATAACATCAGTAAATAACAGCACATCAGTGAAtcaaaaccaaaaacaaaacaataaattatttaatcaaCAATAAATTAAATGCAAAAAATAGCAATCATCAGAACAGCAGcgaagataaaaaattaaaatcaagaacaaaaaataacagaaccaataaattaaaatcaacaattaacaaattcaaaataaaaataacagtAGATGCAGCCAACAGTGAagaataacaaattaaaaatcaacaaaaaatagcaacaatgaagaacagaaaatcaagaacaaacaatagcaagaagccaagaacaataaataaatagcagtgaagaacaacaaACCATAGCAAGAACAGAGAAAATCAAGAACAGAACAAAATTGtgttgaattaattaattaattgatcaTTGATCAATAAAGACCCAATAATCAAGCTAAAGTCAAAATCAAATGAAATCACTATACCCCTAATAATAATCAAGCTATGTAAGGTGAAAAAAGAAGGGGGAGGGAATTGAACACCCAGAAAAATCATGAAGCTGGTAATAGTCACAACCTTATCAAGAATGGCAGGTATATGGCGTTCAAGAAGTTGCTTTTCTGCTGTGGCTATCAGCGGCTTCCTAGTACTCGCTTCCAAGTAGATCAGGCATCTATCATGTTCCTCTTGCAATCTTGTCTAAAAAAATGAGTACAAAAATATCCATTCAGTACATAAACAATCTGATATGCAAGAAGGGTTCAACTATGCAAGGATAACTATTATGCATGATCAGATAAAATACATACATGGCATGGCAAGATCCAATAGTTAAAGAACTACTTAAAGGAGCACATACAAATACCAACAATTCAAGCTAACAAGATAATAGAAGGGGATAAAGAAAAGGAAGCACCTCCACATGCTTCAAATAATCTGGAGCATCTGATTGCTGCATGTATTTACACTCCCTGCCACCGTCATATATAAAGAGGTCTGACATTCATTTGTAAGATTAGGATTGTAACATAAGGATTTACCTTTCACTTTCAATCATTCTTAGAAGACCGGTAACAGTTTTCTGTTCAACTTCAGGAGATAATGAAAGATGTTAGTGGAAAAGTTGTAAGCCCATGTCCCATAAGGACCGTACATTTGCTGTTTGCTTCACATATGTCCTATCCAGATACAAGAATATACCCCGAATCATCAACATTTGGTCACAAAGATCCTGCCAACATCTCTCAACTAGAGATAGAAAAACAACCAAATCTAGGCTTTGTCCAACCAAAGACTACAAAGCAGTAGATATATGTGCTTCCATTCCGTTTCAATTTGCTGATAAAGATTTCCAGCCATTTTATATATGCAAAGATCACTGACAGCCTACAGAAGAGTTCACCATAAAATACTAATGAGCTATTTCACCATAAAATTCACAGGGCAAACCCAAGCCAACCCAACtgtgaataataaataataacagaATATCTAGGAATACCTGATAAAGCTTTTCCAAATCACAAGAGTCGGGTCTTCAAGAATATAGCACAAATAGAAACTTCAATTTTGCCCATATAACCTCCTCAAAATTTGTGGGCAATGTTGGCTTACCTTTGAAAGGAAAACAGGAACGTatgaataataaatttagaagttGTCCCTTTGTAAAGCTAAATATTCAAACTTATTTACAATACTACTGTGCCAATTTGTTTTccaaagaaaaacaagaaattacaaATATGTTCCGCTTCCATATAAAGAAAATAAGCTTAAAGTACCACCATGTGTTACATATACATTCACTATAATTATAACACAACCATAAGAAATACAAAGAAGTTTAGATGTAGAAGACTAGAAGTTATTGATAGATATCTCTAAATTAAATCCCATGATATCGTATCTTACATTATATAAAGTGAATTTCAATTTTGATGCATTGAGTCTTGCAATTGCATGACCATTCAAGTGAAAAATGCAAGACCGAACCACATTTTCTAATGTGGCAGGATACGATCGAAAGGCAGTTAGTgcattaaatttaaattcttacTACTTAGGGTCACCACAAGCGGGTAACGATAACTAATAGGCAAAAGTGAGTGTTTGGGTCTTACATTAGGAGCTTCTATGTTATGACTAACTCAGTAATTAACTTGTGTGGGTCTATAGACATAAGAATGACCTAAATAAGTACACCTATTGAGCCCATCTTATTGTTTGCCAAAGAAATTGAGGTTAGGAGAATCATCATGTATGCTAGTACAGAATAAACAAAAAGGATGCAATCTTCATGAAACCATACAATATAGTAGATGCTTCAACAGATGACAACCAAACAGTGAATCACCACGCAATGTattaaatataagaaaaattgaataaataattagaaaCAGATCAAAATTAGAATAACACTAAAATTAAAACCACATAAATTAGAACAGCAaaccacaaattcaaattagataattaaaacaAGAACACTTAgaacaatttttcaaaaattatctAACAACCACGCATTTTTAAATTAGAGAACTACAAATTATCAAAACTGCAAGAACAAATTAGAAAGAACAGAACCAAGAATCCTAAACTAAAAATCATAAtagcaaaataaaaatagaactAAATATTAGAacagaactaaaaataaataaccagatccaaaaaaattagaacaaaGAATTTACTTGAGAGGCATCCCTATTCTAGATGCAGAGGAATGCTACTGTACTGACGGCAGCGCGAACGACGATGGACGACGTTATTGAAGTGTGACTGACGGGCGAGGAGCGACGAGCGACAGACGACGGCGGCTTCACCTGCGATGGAAGGAAGGGAGAGGTTGCGAGAGCGAGGGAGGGAAAGGGAGAAGTTGCGACGCGAGGGAGGGATACGGCGACTGTGAACTGCGAAAggagggagggagggagagagGACCGCGCCGAGGTGCTGTCCGTGAGGCTCTGTTCGGCGAGTTGGCGACGTGATGTGGACGGTGAAGGAAGACGCTGCTGGGAGGAAGGGGATCGGCGGATGGGGCTTGGGGATTGGGGATTGGGGATTGATGTTCCCTCGTCATAGAGAGAATGTGAGCGACTAAGAGTGGCGCTGCTACAGTTATTTAGTGTAAAGAGCGCTCAAATGAGCGCTTATacacaattttttatttgaaataatgGAAAGGGCGCTCATTTAtgcatttttaattttgaaattaaacgttttttaaattaatataatttttttttgagttattaatttttttcttttgttttaaaatatttattttgatttttttcaaaaaaaaataaatttaaaaaaatgataagatagataaaaaaaaaatttaataaacatgaaaaatcttaattcactattttttatGGTTAATCGAACTAAGTCTATAACTATCAAAACCGAACCAACAATCAATCTAGTCAAATTACTGGATCATTGGGTCAGTGGTTCAACGGTGAGTTATTGGTCAAACCATTTAATCCGATAAtactttaataaatatataaagttataataaaattaaattttaaatattaaaaataaaaattaaatgataataacattttatattatttaaatttaatttaattaaattatatgtaaattatgATATAATCCATACttttatataatagataaaataatgaataaatataataaaaaatctacTAGTGGcacatataaaataatatggtatatatataattgtaaGCATTACATCTATTGAAGATTCACTTGTCACGGTGAGATGGAGTctaatggtgcacgaaattgtgatcactacaacttcgcacaactaaccagcaagtgcattgggtcgtccaagtaataaaccttacgcgagtaagggtcgatcccacggagattgttggtatgaagcaagctatggtcaccttgtaaatcttagtcaggcagactcagatggttatagatgaaatatgaataaaagataaagatagagatacttatgcaattcattggtaagaacttcagataagcgaatggagatgctttgtcccttccgtctctctgctttcctactgtcttcatccaatccttcttactcctttccatggcaagtggtggacgaaattgtgatccatgttctaactattttgagagaaatcattattatggcactggttgaattcacaactccgttcaactaaccagcaagtgtactgggtcgtccaagtaataaaccttacgtgagtaagggtcgatcccacagagattgttggtatgaagcaagctatggtcaccttgtaaatctcagttaggcagattaaattggtttatgagttcgaaaattaataataaaagagaagaaataaaagggatagaatacttatgcagattcattggtggggatttcagataagcgaatggagatactgtatggctcaagaacgcctgctctcctactgcttcaactcaatccttcttactcctttccatggcaagctgtatgtagggcatcaccgttgtcagtggctacatcccatcctctcagtgaaaatggtcctctgcggctgtcactcacatggctaatcatctgtcggttctcaatcaggttggaatagaatccattgattcttttgcgcttgtcatcacgcccagccttcaggagtttgaagctcgtcacagtcattcaatcctggaatcctactcggaataccatagacaaggtttagactttccggatcctcatgaatgccgccatctatctagcttataccacgaagattctgttggggaatctaagagatacgcattcaagctctgttgcatgtagaacggaagtggttgtcaatcacgtgcgttcataagtgagaatgataatgagggttatctaatcatcacattcatcatgttcttgggtgcgaatgaatatcttggaataagaataaaagagaattgaataaaagaaaatagaattgcattgatacttgaggtacagcagagctccacacccttaatctatggtgtgcagaaactccaccgttgaaaatacataagtaaaaggttcaggcatggccgaatggccagccccctaaaacgtgatcaatagcctcttaggatgaagaataaaacaaaactgagaccaaagatgtctaatacattagtaaatcatcctatttataataaactagctcctagggtttacatgagtaagtaattgatgcataaatccacttccggggcccacttggtgtatgtttgggctgagcttgatcaatccacgagctgaggcttctcttggagttgaactccgagttatgacatgttttgggcgttcaactccggatcatgacgtttttctggcgtttaactccagaca is a window encoding:
- the LOC130946751 gene encoding cullin-4-like: MIESERECKYMQQSDAPDYLKHVETRLQEEHDRCLIYLEASTRKPLIATAEKQLLERHIPAILDKFDHSISDNIGKTKGGIGGHVLCAIDMPSFRCLHFF